The following proteins come from a genomic window of bacterium:
- a CDS encoding MMPL family transporter translates to MKEAITGFAIKHYKAVIIITFLLTLILGLQIPKIKIDTDPENMLSEKEFVRVFHNETKKNFALYDFIILGVINEENPNGVFNKETLSKIYNITEDIKQIELKSGGQETTRPVIIRDIISPSNADNIKEGSSAGEIRFEWLMSKPPVSEEESLAIRDEAIDNPMLYGTMVSEDKKALCIYIPIKNKNLSHATSLRIFEIAGKYPGAEKYHITGLPVAEDTFGFEMFRQMAISAPLAGLIIFLLMWSFFRKVKLVIAPMLVAVITVISTMGLLIGSGFTVHIMSSMIPIFLMPIAVVDSVHILSEFFDRYNVYKDKKKTITHVMNHLFMPMLYTSLTTTAGFASLALTPIPPVQIFGLFVAAGVMLAWALTVLFIPAYTMLIKDESLENFGLPRGEEEKTALTGILHNTGDFIWKRSKSIIAVSIILTGLSIYGLSLIKINDNPVKWFTKGHRIRIADEVLNSHFGGTYTAYLILDKEDTGESFITNIRGLKEKIEAKKTEASSGNIDTLLSYIDKEKDIFIKEKNYDYTEFTENITGKSEELSSDDEYPDDVTEIIEDENINSQIFKNPVMLEYMEKLQNHMADSKIAGKSTSAADLVKKVYMELMGGNRKYYAIPPTTKAVAQSLFQFQNGHKPDDLWHLLTPDYKTANIWVQMKSGDNKDMEKALKQVDRFMENNPPPFPLDRQWAGLTYLNVEWQNKMVHGMISSLIGSFIIVLLMMIFLFRSPLWGILSMVPLSITILLIYGLIGLTGKDYDMPVAVLSSLTLGLSVDFAIHFLERARALYAENQSVEKTLKAMFGAPARAISRNAIVIAIGFLPLLAAPLIPYKTVGFFLASIMAVSSLATIILLPALIKTFAKSLFKPAGARRYACNCIKCIISVSAGILIITCLILDNPVLKWKLLTLISAAVILTAGVICNIFSKREEEKPDTEKE, encoded by the coding sequence ATGAAAGAAGCAATCACCGGTTTCGCCATAAAACATTACAAAGCCGTAATAATAATCACCTTTCTGCTGACCCTGATACTCGGGCTGCAGATACCCAAGATCAAAATAGATACCGACCCGGAAAACATGCTTTCCGAAAAAGAATTCGTGAGGGTGTTCCACAACGAGACAAAAAAGAATTTCGCGCTGTATGACTTTATAATTTTAGGCGTCATAAACGAGGAAAATCCCAACGGGGTTTTCAATAAAGAGACCCTGTCCAAAATCTACAATATCACGGAAGACATAAAACAAATCGAGCTGAAATCCGGCGGACAGGAAACAACCAGACCGGTTATCATAAGGGACATAATCAGCCCTTCAAATGCGGATAATATCAAAGAAGGCTCTTCCGCCGGCGAGATACGGTTCGAATGGCTTATGAGCAAACCTCCCGTGTCGGAAGAAGAATCGCTGGCAATAAGGGATGAAGCCATTGATAACCCCATGTTATACGGGACTATGGTTTCCGAAGACAAAAAAGCCTTATGTATTTATATCCCGATAAAAAACAAAAATCTAAGCCATGCGACTTCCCTGCGGATATTCGAAATCGCCGGGAAATATCCCGGCGCGGAGAAATACCACATAACGGGGCTTCCCGTAGCCGAAGACACTTTCGGATTTGAAATGTTCAGGCAAATGGCAATATCCGCTCCCCTCGCGGGTTTGATCATATTCCTTTTAATGTGGTCTTTTTTCAGAAAAGTTAAACTCGTAATAGCGCCGATGCTTGTAGCTGTTATCACCGTGATTTCAACGATGGGATTGCTGATAGGGTCAGGATTCACCGTACATATAATGAGTTCGATGATACCGATATTCCTTATGCCTATCGCGGTTGTCGATTCCGTCCATATATTAAGCGAATTTTTTGACAGGTATAATGTTTACAAAGACAAGAAAAAAACCATCACACACGTGATGAACCATCTCTTCATGCCGATGCTCTACACTTCCCTTACCACAACCGCCGGATTTGCTTCGCTGGCATTAACACCCATACCTCCCGTCCAGATATTCGGCCTGTTTGTCGCAGCCGGCGTAATGCTTGCCTGGGCGCTGACGGTGCTCTTCATCCCGGCGTATACGATGCTGATAAAAGATGAATCGCTTGAAAATTTCGGCCTTCCCCGCGGTGAAGAGGAAAAAACCGCCCTAACCGGAATACTGCATAATACAGGCGATTTCATATGGAAACGGTCTAAATCAATAATCGCCGTTTCAATCATCTTAACCGGGCTCAGCATATACGGATTGAGCCTTATTAAAATAAACGATAACCCCGTCAAATGGTTCACAAAAGGGCACCGGATAAGAATAGCGGACGAGGTGCTTAACAGCCATTTCGGAGGGACATACACCGCCTACCTGATACTCGACAAAGAAGATACAGGGGAGTCTTTCATAACAAATATCCGCGGGCTTAAAGAAAAAATAGAAGCAAAAAAAACAGAGGCCTCTTCGGGAAACATAGATACACTTCTTTCATATATCGACAAGGAAAAAGACATCTTCATAAAAGAAAAGAACTATGACTACACAGAATTTACGGAGAATATAACCGGCAAATCGGAAGAATTATCGTCCGACGATGAATACCCGGACGATGTGACAGAAATAATCGAAGATGAAAACATAAACAGCCAGATATTTAAAAACCCGGTTATGCTGGAATATATGGAAAAACTGCAAAACCATATGGCAGACTCAAAGATAGCCGGCAAATCAACCTCAGCCGCCGATCTTGTGAAAAAAGTTTACATGGAGCTGATGGGAGGAAACCGCAAATACTACGCGATACCGCCTACAACAAAAGCTGTTGCCCAAAGCCTGTTCCAGTTTCAGAACGGCCACAAACCCGATGACCTCTGGCATCTCTTAACCCCGGACTATAAAACGGCGAACATCTGGGTCCAGATGAAAAGCGGAGATAACAAAGATATGGAAAAAGCGTTGAAACAGGTTGACAGATTTATGGAAAACAATCCCCCTCCATTCCCCCTGGACCGCCAGTGGGCCGGACTCACATACCTTAATGTCGAATGGCAGAACAAAATGGTACACGGGATGATAAGTTCCCTGATCGGAAGTTTTATAATCGTATTGCTGATGATGATCTTCCTTTTCCGTTCACCGCTGTGGGGCATCCTTTCAATGGTGCCTCTCTCAATAACCATACTGCTGATTTACGGGTTAATAGGTTTAACGGGGAAAGACTATGACATGCCTGTGGCCGTTCTTTCGTCTTTAACCCTGGGCCTGTCTGTTGACTTTGCCATCCATTTCCTTGAAAGGGCAAGGGCCCTTTACGCTGAAAACCAGTCTGTAGAAAAAACCCTGAAAGCCATGTTCGGGGCGCCCGCAAGGGCCATCAGCAGAAACGCTATCGTAATCGCCATAGGTTTTCTGCCTTTGCTCGCGGCTCCTCTCATCCCTTATAAAACAGTGGGTTTCTTCCTGGCAAGCATAATGGCCGTTTCATCACTGGCAACTATCATTCTCCTTCCCGCCCTCATAAAAACTTTCGCTAAATCCCTGTTCAAACCGGCCGGGGCAAGGCGCTATGCGTGCAATTGCATAAAATGTATCATCAGCGTATCGGCGGGTATATTGATAATCACATGCCTTATACTGGATAACCCCGTCTTAAAATGGAAACTTCTGACGCTTATTTCGGCTGCAGTTATATTAACGGCAGGTGTTATATGCAACATATTTTCAAAACGGGAAGAGGAAAAACCGGATACAGAAAAAGAATAA
- a CDS encoding outer membrane lipoprotein-sorting protein, whose protein sequence is MKTFFYIFFAVFAAFATFSAGENADEIISKANLASYYQGNDGRADVSMTITDSQGRERTREFTILRMDIGDGKDQKFYVYFHEPADVRKMVYMVWKHAGKDDDRWLYLPAMDLVNRIAAGDKRSSFAGSNFLYEDVSGRGTEEDMHELTDTTDKHYKIRNTPKDKQNVEFLYYDVWIDKSNFLPVKAEYYDKQGDKYRTVEALEIETIQGHPTVIKSKVTDLHTGGNTVSHFSGIKYEIGLKDDIFTERYLKRAPRQYLK, encoded by the coding sequence ATGAAAACTTTTTTTTATATTTTTTTCGCCGTTTTCGCGGCTTTCGCAACGTTTTCGGCAGGCGAGAACGCTGATGAAATCATCAGTAAAGCCAATCTTGCCTCGTATTACCAGGGCAATGACGGCAGGGCCGATGTTTCCATGACGATAACCGATTCACAGGGAAGAGAAAGGACTCGCGAATTTACAATATTGCGCATGGATATCGGAGACGGGAAGGACCAGAAATTCTATGTTTATTTCCATGAACCCGCAGATGTCCGGAAAATGGTCTACATGGTGTGGAAACACGCGGGAAAAGATGACGACAGATGGCTTTATCTTCCCGCCATGGACCTTGTAAACAGAATAGCGGCCGGAGACAAACGCTCAAGTTTTGCGGGATCAAATTTTCTTTATGAAGATGTTTCCGGACGAGGAACGGAAGAGGATATGCATGAACTAACGGATACCACAGATAAACACTACAAAATCAGAAACACCCCCAAAGATAAACAAAATGTTGAATTCTTATATTATGATGTCTGGATTGACAAAAGTAATTTTCTGCCCGTAAAAGCGGAATACTATGATAAACAGGGCGACAAATACCGAACAGTGGAAGCCCTGGAAATAGAAACTATACAAGGGCATCCTACCGTCATAAAGTCAAAAGTAACAGACCTTCACACGGGAGGAAATACGGTTTCACATTTCTCAGGCATAAAATACGAGATAGGGCTTAAGGATGACATTTTCACTGAACGATACCTTAAAAGGGCTCCAAGACAATACCTGAAATGA
- a CDS encoding DUF6132 family protein has translation MIVRVVTGILIGGLAGFAIGYFGKCSTGACPITSNPYISTAVGAAIGFLAAWTK, from the coding sequence ATGATAGTAAGAGTTGTTACCGGCATACTGATAGGCGGATTGGCGGGCTTTGCCATAGGATATTTCGGCAAATGTTCCACGGGCGCATGCCCTATTACATCCAACCCCTATATAAGCACTGCGGTAGGCGCGGCAATAGGATTTCTCGCGGCCTGGACAAAATAA
- a CDS encoding GNAT family N-acetyltransferase, whose translation MKKKTLPKIAKLKKTDLRQLRSLISDIPNFKKFEKDCALELIEFALKNKNQDDYIIYTAKINGIPAGFIIYGWIDLTKGCYDLYWIAVDNNFRDKGIGKRLIQSMEKKIKKDKGRAVFIETSSKTNYASTRIFYEKCGYKKAAVIKDFYDKNDHKIIYRKNIR comes from the coding sequence ATGAAAAAAAAGACTTTACCGAAAATCGCAAAACTTAAAAAAACCGATCTGCGTCAACTCCGATCGCTTATCAGCGACATTCCCAATTTCAAGAAATTCGAAAAAGACTGCGCCCTTGAATTAATCGAATTCGCCCTGAAAAACAAAAACCAGGACGATTATATCATATACACGGCTAAAATAAACGGTATCCCGGCCGGTTTCATAATATACGGATGGATAGACCTGACAAAAGGCTGTTACGACCTTTACTGGATAGCGGTCGATAATAATTTCCGGGATAAAGGCATCGGGAAAAGACTTATACAAAGCATGGAAAAAAAGATTAAAAAAGACAAAGGGCGGGCGGTTTTTATAGAAACATCATCCAAAACCAACTATGCATCCACGCGCATATTCTATGAAAAATGCGGATATAAAAAAGCCGCCGTTATAAAAGATTTTTACGATAAAAACGACCATAAAATCATATACCGGAAAAATATCAGATGA
- a CDS encoding ATP cone domain-containing protein, with protein sequence MTKTPVNIAKVLKRSGAVVPFAGERILNAIYKAAIASGTRDKKTAEMLADRVIDILDNCFSSEKPPTVENIQDIAEKVLIQNGQAQTAKAFILYRYERTKERLEKGKNKVVPFDKVPFYKIYYILNWAIDHNLERIEKINEYSRKGSFPELVSICEKKYHEETANAAESILRKGDEVKVIIIAGPSSSGKTTTTIKINEILKKQGKRLVTLNIDNYFHDLELHPKDEHGDYDFETPEAIELDLVNTHIHQLLEGKTIKMPTYNFKTGKRSENFVPLKLNAGEIILIDSLHGLNKKMTGSIDPRIKFNLYIETLLQMKDNNNEFIRWTDLRLLRRMSRDSKYRSYNPQQTLEHWHYVRSSELKYIIPFVNSADFIVNSAMPYEIPVMKKILLKDFRSFENSLKNNPSKEDAYLRAKRVITLLESFEEAPDLSSIPQDSVIREFIGGSKYKY encoded by the coding sequence ATGACGAAAACACCCGTCAATATAGCAAAAGTTCTGAAACGTTCCGGCGCGGTCGTCCCGTTTGCCGGAGAAAGAATCCTCAACGCTATATACAAGGCCGCTATCGCCAGCGGCACCCGGGACAAAAAAACCGCGGAAATGCTCGCCGACAGGGTAATAGACATACTGGACAACTGTTTTTCTTCCGAAAAGCCTCCCACAGTGGAAAACATCCAGGATATAGCCGAAAAAGTCCTTATCCAGAACGGGCAGGCGCAGACAGCAAAAGCTTTTATTCTCTACAGGTATGAAAGGACCAAGGAACGCCTTGAAAAAGGAAAAAACAAAGTCGTCCCTTTCGACAAGGTCCCTTTTTATAAAATCTACTATATTTTAAACTGGGCTATCGACCACAACCTCGAAAGAATAGAAAAAATAAATGAATATTCAAGAAAAGGCTCTTTTCCCGAACTCGTCAGCATCTGTGAAAAAAAATACCATGAAGAAACAGCGAATGCCGCTGAGTCTATTTTAAGGAAGGGCGATGAGGTCAAGGTAATCATCATTGCCGGGCCTTCATCGTCCGGCAAAACGACAACTACCATAAAAATAAATGAAATACTTAAAAAACAGGGAAAAAGGCTTGTAACCCTGAATATAGACAACTATTTCCATGATCTCGAGCTTCACCCGAAAGACGAACACGGAGATTATGATTTTGAAACGCCCGAAGCAATTGAACTTGACCTTGTCAATACCCATATACATCAGCTGCTTGAAGGCAAGACCATAAAAATGCCGACATACAATTTCAAGACCGGGAAAAGGTCGGAAAACTTTGTCCCGCTGAAACTGAACGCGGGAGAAATAATATTAATCGACAGCCTGCACGGCCTGAACAAAAAAATGACCGGCTCGATAGATCCGCGCATAAAATTCAACCTGTACATAGAAACCCTGCTGCAAATGAAAGACAACAACAACGAATTTATCCGGTGGACGGATTTAAGGCTTCTCCGGCGGATGAGCCGTGATTCAAAATACAGAAGTTACAACCCGCAACAGACCCTCGAACACTGGCATTATGTAAGAAGCAGCGAACTGAAGTACATTATTCCTTTTGTGAATTCAGCGGATTTTATAGTAAACAGCGCAATGCCGTATGAAATACCCGTAATGAAAAAAATTCTCTTAAAGGATTTCCGTTCTTTTGAAAACAGCCTTAAAAACAACCCTTCCAAAGAAGACGCTTACCTCCGGGCAAAAAGGGTGATAACCCTGCTTGAATCGTTCGAAGAAGCGCCTGATTTATCATCCATACCGCAGGATTCCGTCATCAGAGAGTTCATAGGCGGCAGCAAATACAAATATTAA
- a CDS encoding nitroreductase family protein, giving the protein MDNLKHLIKTRRSVRRFKNKNVPGKILLEIIEAGIQAPSGLNNQPWKFQFITEPGLKKTISGFTLSRYSKIICEAPALILVYLDEQKIYNRDKDLMSAGACIENMLLRIHSKKIGAVWLGEILNKKDMLQKMLGREKNLDLAAVIAVGYPDEKPKHPGRRKVSSFLLRG; this is encoded by the coding sequence ATGGATAATCTCAAACATCTTATAAAAACAAGAAGAAGCGTCCGGCGGTTCAAAAACAAAAACGTTCCCGGAAAAATCCTGCTTGAAATAATTGAAGCCGGGATCCAGGCTCCCAGCGGCTTGAACAATCAACCGTGGAAATTCCAGTTCATAACTGAACCCGGATTAAAAAAGACCATATCCGGATTTACTCTCAGCCGATACTCAAAAATAATATGTGAAGCTCCCGCCCTCATCCTGGTATATCTTGATGAACAGAAAATTTACAACAGGGACAAAGACCTGATGTCCGCGGGCGCATGCATCGAAAACATGCTGCTGCGCATCCACTCAAAAAAAATCGGGGCCGTCTGGCTGGGGGAAATACTCAATAAAAAGGATATGCTGCAGAAAATGCTGGGCAGGGAAAAAAACCTGGACCTCGCCGCGGTAATAGCCGTGGGTTACCCGGATGAAAAACCGAAACACCCGGGGAGAAGAAAAGTATCCTCTTTTCTGTTGCGGGGTTAA
- a CDS encoding ATP-grasp domain-containing protein, whose amino-acid sequence MRAALLFNEPDLIADLEPGMTDEYIHNHINAVERSLVKIGWEVLKIDINNDIQRMVADIHKSRTDVIFNLCESIFGRPEFEMNIVTLLELLKVPYTGSPPLALGLCLNKYNYRFFLKDMGIKCPRAVEIRNPSHFDGVSKLRYPVIVKPLSEDGSTGISEQNIFGSPQEAKARLETLLQVYSEGLIAEEYIDGREFNCFLINTKAGTKIFPISEIEFRYPDNRKYRIISYDAKWNIESMEYKSTVHVCPADITKTQAGKVFRACSVIFNTIIKKGYARVDFRMDSKNNLYVIDVNPNPDISPDAGAIKQIRAEGWTYTNFVEAMIEDAVEYMKKPVFLFGTEHRKKALKRGKDCKFAVPAAC is encoded by the coding sequence TTGAGAGCTGCGCTTCTGTTTAACGAACCCGACCTTATTGCGGATCTTGAACCGGGGATGACCGATGAATACATACACAACCATATCAACGCGGTTGAACGTTCCCTGGTCAAAATAGGCTGGGAGGTTTTGAAGATTGATATAAATAACGATATTCAGAGAATGGTCGCCGATATTCATAAAAGCCGGACTGATGTAATTTTTAATCTGTGTGAGAGCATATTCGGCAGGCCGGAGTTCGAGATGAATATAGTGACCCTTCTGGAGCTTTTAAAAGTTCCTTATACGGGGTCCCCCCCTCTGGCGTTGGGACTTTGCCTGAATAAGTATAATTACAGGTTTTTTCTGAAAGATATGGGGATAAAATGTCCCCGTGCGGTGGAAATCAGGAACCCGTCGCATTTCGACGGCGTGTCAAAATTAAGATATCCCGTTATCGTCAAACCCCTCAGTGAAGACGGAAGCACGGGTATTTCGGAACAGAATATCTTCGGGTCGCCTCAGGAAGCGAAAGCCAGGCTTGAGACTTTACTTCAGGTTTACTCTGAAGGTTTGATTGCCGAAGAGTATATTGACGGGAGAGAGTTTAACTGTTTTTTAATCAATACAAAGGCAGGTACTAAAATATTCCCGATATCGGAAATAGAATTCCGGTATCCCGATAACAGAAAATACAGGATCATTTCATATGACGCGAAATGGAATATTGAAAGCATGGAATATAAATCCACGGTGCATGTATGTCCGGCGGATATCACAAAAACCCAGGCCGGGAAAGTATTCAGGGCCTGTTCGGTAATATTCAATACAATCATTAAAAAGGGATATGCGCGCGTGGATTTCCGGATGGACAGCAAAAATAATCTCTATGTTATAGACGTTAATCCCAACCCCGATATAAGTCCTGACGCCGGAGCCATAAAACAGATCCGGGCCGAGGGCTGGACATATACCAATTTTGTGGAAGCGATGATAGAAGACGCGGTTGAATATATGAAAAAGCCTGTCTTCCTGTTCGGCACCGAACACAGGAAAAAAGCGCTTAAAAGAGGGAAAGACTGTAAGTTTGCCGTCCCGGCGGCCTGTTAA
- a CDS encoding ATP-grasp domain-containing protein translates to MKIGITYNLKTDFKDLTLASEDALEEFDSEKTVDAIASAIVKMGHEAVKFGGGEQVIGKLKKEQPSLVFNIAEGVNGRAREAQIPALLELLKIPYTHSDPLTLALTLDKSMTKHVVKSCGVNTPEFSVISDAAELKEDNLPAFPLIVKPAWEGSSKGIRINSKVNNFDELKVQVGWVFKNYPAQPVLIEQFIRGREITVGVIGNNPPVILGMMEIGFKENTKKDFIYSLEVKRNYKKLVKYTCPPGLDDKIVAKIEKLALAAYDCLHCRDIARMDFRVDENSNAYFIEINPLPGLSPEYSDLIIMAKKLGIEYEDIIKRIIVNAVKRYKIGEKVESCASV, encoded by the coding sequence ATGAAAATAGGAATTACATATAATCTGAAAACGGATTTTAAGGATCTCACGTTGGCATCGGAAGATGCTCTTGAGGAATTTGACAGCGAAAAAACCGTGGACGCGATAGCGTCCGCTATCGTAAAAATGGGCCATGAGGCGGTTAAATTCGGCGGCGGCGAACAGGTTATAGGCAAGCTGAAAAAAGAACAGCCTTCGCTGGTCTTCAATATCGCGGAGGGTGTTAACGGAAGAGCGAGAGAAGCTCAGATTCCGGCTTTGCTTGAGTTGCTCAAAATACCTTATACGCATTCCGACCCTCTTACTCTTGCTCTGACGCTGGATAAATCCATGACCAAGCATGTCGTCAAATCATGCGGTGTAAATACGCCTGAATTTTCGGTTATTTCGGATGCGGCGGAGCTTAAGGAAGACAACCTCCCCGCCTTTCCCCTGATAGTCAAGCCCGCATGGGAAGGTTCAAGCAAGGGTATAAGAATAAATTCGAAAGTGAATAATTTCGATGAACTTAAAGTCCAGGTCGGATGGGTCTTTAAAAATTATCCGGCGCAGCCTGTTTTGATAGAGCAGTTTATCAGGGGCCGGGAAATCACTGTGGGTGTCATCGGGAATAATCCTCCGGTTATACTGGGCATGATGGAGATAGGTTTTAAGGAAAATACCAAAAAAGATTTTATTTACTCTCTGGAAGTGAAAAGGAATTATAAGAAGCTTGTAAAGTATACATGTCCTCCCGGGCTTGATGACAAAATTGTCGCAAAAATTGAAAAGCTGGCGTTAGCCGCTTATGATTGCCTTCATTGCAGGGATATCGCGAGGATGGATTTCAGGGTTGATGAGAACTCAAATGCTTATTTTATCGAGATTAACCCGCTTCCCGGGCTTTCTCCCGAGTACAGCGACCTTATTATAATGGCAAAAAAACTCGGTATAGAATATGAAGACATAATCAAAAGGATAATCGTAAATGCCGTTAAAAGATATAAGATAGGAGAAAAAGTTGAGAGCTGCGCTTCTGTTTAA
- a CDS encoding KamA family radical SAM protein encodes MKKDGAAKSTSSDGSSSYKVKKSRWYDWKWQLRNRITTVEEISKYVALTQEEKQGLDLKERLVFGVTPYFLSLIDPFSPDCPIRKQCVPTASEGVVTEFDYEDPCGEEKDCPVPGLVHRYPDRVLLLATDECASYCRHCTRKRLAGSSKHVLTAKMMDKIVKYLSDHPQIRDVVVSGGDPLTLAEDKLEMILSSIKKIPSVQVVRIGTRVPIFLPMRIDESLVSMLKKYHPVWMSIHINHPRELTPDVEKALNILADSGVVLGSQTVLLKGINDKPEIMSELFIKAMKNRVRPYYIYQCDPARGTAHFRTSVRTGVEIIEKLRGYISGYAVPMYVIDAPGGGGKIPVSPNYVVEHKGKKWTLKNYRGDRYEYIEP; translated from the coding sequence ATGAAAAAAGATGGTGCGGCGAAATCTACATCGTCTGATGGTTCCAGTTCTTATAAGGTGAAGAAGTCCAGGTGGTATGATTGGAAATGGCAGCTCAGGAACAGGATTACGACGGTGGAAGAGATTTCGAAGTATGTAGCTTTAACTCAGGAAGAAAAACAGGGGCTCGACTTAAAAGAAAGACTGGTTTTCGGGGTGACGCCTTATTTCCTGAGTCTTATAGATCCTTTCAGCCCCGACTGTCCTATAAGAAAACAATGTGTTCCGACAGCCAGTGAGGGGGTTGTGACCGAATTCGATTATGAAGACCCTTGCGGCGAGGAAAAAGATTGTCCTGTTCCCGGACTGGTTCACAGGTACCCGGACAGGGTTCTGCTTCTTGCTACCGATGAATGCGCGTCCTATTGCAGGCATTGTACCCGCAAGAGGCTTGCGGGCAGCTCTAAACATGTCCTTACCGCGAAAATGATGGATAAGATAGTAAAATATCTGTCCGATCATCCGCAGATAAGGGATGTAGTTGTTTCCGGCGGGGATCCTTTGACTCTTGCCGAGGATAAGCTGGAGATGATTCTTTCAAGCATAAAAAAAATACCGAGTGTTCAGGTGGTGAGGATAGGGACCAGGGTGCCGATATTTCTTCCCATGCGGATTGACGAGTCGCTTGTTTCAATGTTAAAAAAATATCATCCCGTGTGGATGAGCATACACATAAATCACCCCCGCGAGTTGACTCCCGATGTTGAGAAAGCTTTGAACATACTCGCGGATTCGGGGGTAGTGCTCGGCAGCCAGACAGTCCTCCTCAAGGGAATAAATGACAAACCGGAAATTATGAGTGAACTGTTTATCAAGGCGATGAAAAACAGGGTAAGGCCTTATTATATTTATCAGTGCGATCCCGCGAGAGGAACCGCGCACTTCAGGACCTCAGTCAGGACAGGCGTTGAAATAATTGAAAAACTGCGCGGTTACATCAGCGGTTACGCGGTCCCTATGTATGTTATCGACGCTCCGGGAGGCGGAGGCAAGATCCCTGTCTCTCCAAATTATGTGGTTGAGCATAAAGGCAAAAAGTGGACGCTTAAAAATTATCGCGGCGACAGGTATGAATATATAGAGCCTTAA
- a CDS encoding helix-turn-helix domain-containing protein: MGESKEKELMTEKEVRDILRVSRTTLWKLRKSEKFPFSKVGRQYRYSMKEILEWMKDRKGKKIERVSSVHPDNADKKEENKQQETSKASPQSGDKSVTREVEGKK, translated from the coding sequence ATGGGTGAAAGTAAAGAAAAAGAATTGATGACAGAAAAAGAGGTCAGGGATATCCTGCGGGTTTCCCGGACTACCTTATGGAAGCTCAGGAAGAGCGAAAAGTTCCCTTTTTCAAAGGTCGGAAGACAGTACAGGTATTCTATGAAAGAGATCCTTGAGTGGATGAAAGACAGGAAAGGCAAGAAAATTGAACGGGTAAGCTCAGTCCACCCCGATAATGCAGATAAAAAAGAAGAAAACAAACAGCAGGAGACATCGAAAGCTTCCCCGCAAAGCGGGGATAAATCTGTAACCAGGGAAGTTGAAGGGAAAAAATGA
- a CDS encoding S-adenosylmethionine decarboxylase, with protein sequence MRELVKEQIVETTAKKVSFGVETILDLYDCNLQVMRSEAKLREYVDKLCELLKMEKYGECLTPYFGLNNEHTAGYSLLQFIETSSITGHFAENTGTSYINIFSCGEYDPEKAAEFTRKFFGAKKVIKRIIERR encoded by the coding sequence ATGAGAGAGCTTGTTAAAGAACAGATTGTTGAAACTACCGCAAAAAAAGTTTCTTTCGGTGTTGAAACAATTTTGGATCTTTATGATTGCAATCTTCAGGTCATGAGATCCGAGGCTAAGCTGAGGGAATATGTCGACAAGTTGTGCGAGCTTCTGAAAATGGAGAAGTACGGTGAGTGTCTGACGCCCTATTTTGGTTTGAATAATGAGCACACAGCGGGATATTCACTTCTTCAGTTTATAGAAACCAGTTCGATTACGGGTCATTTTGCCGAGAATACGGGAACATCCTACATAAATATATTTTCCTGCGGTGAGTATGATCCGGAAAAAGCGGCCGAGTTCACAAGGAAGTTTTTCGGCGCAAAGAAGGTAATTAAGAGGATTATCGAAAGAAGGTAA